A stretch of Lactuca sativa cultivar Salinas chromosome 6, Lsat_Salinas_v11, whole genome shotgun sequence DNA encodes these proteins:
- the LOC111890578 gene encoding uncharacterized protein LOC111890578: protein MTLPVVNVMPWEELKEMMLAEYCPRGEIQKMEQELWNLTIQNSNIDAYISKFSELSLMCPRMITSEGKNIERFIWGLIAPIQGNAIAANPKTFDNAKRVVKKLYDRGNKKGAKTVEAEVKKEEESKKGKNNKRKGKQNSESSMKQQTVSFHAATQATTTPHAPALSMPNAPKQCSGNLPKCGKCNFHHHGECREMSCTWCNRKGHTSKYCRT from the coding sequence ATGACACTCCCGGTGGTGAACGTGATGCCCTGGGAAGAGCTGAAGGAGATGATGTTAGCAGAATATTGTCctagaggcgagattcagaagatggaacaagagttgtggaacctcaCGATTCAAAACTCCAATATCGACGCATACATATCCAAGTTTAGTGAGCTATCTCTTATGTGTCCCAGAATGATCACCTCAGAGGGGAAAAATATTGAGAGGTTTATCTGGGGATTGATTGCACCTATCCAAGGGAATGCCATTGCAGCCAACCCTAAGACTTTTGACAACGCCAAGAGAGTTGTCAAGAAACTGTATGATCGTGGCAATAAGAAGGGTGCCAAAACAGTGGAAGCGGAGGTTAAGAAGGAAGAAGAGAGCAAGAAGGGGAAAAACAACAAGCGAAAGGGAAAGCAAAACTCAGAATCGTCTATGAAGCAACAAACGGTGTCCTTCCATGCTGCAACACAAGCTAccaccacaccacatgctccagccttatCCATGCCAAATGCTCCCAAGCAGTGCTCGGGAAATCTCCCCAAGTGTggcaaatgcaacttccaccatcacggggAGTGTAGAGAGATGAGTTGCACATGGTGTAACCGGAAGGGCCATACGTCAAAGTATTGTAGGACTTAG
- the LOC111890579 gene encoding uncharacterized protein LOC111890579 — MSNIAKLESKELEVSGKNYMSWMIDVKMHLLSMGIPNSIYENNECSAQEKVKAQVFICKHINEILRFDYLDITNPSILWNRLKEKFDHQKEVIRPNSRDEWRTLRFQYIKKVNEYNLSLVSCKFTKYYELNACLLDVEQNNEFLMNNHEFHPTRSVALPKGNDTNTDAHQNNTLGRGHGHDRG; from the exons ATGTCCAACATTGCAAAGCTTGAGTCTAAAGAACTTGAAGTTAGTGGGAAAAACTATATGTCATGGATGATAGATGTAAAaatgcatcttctatctatgggAATCCCAAATTCTATATATGAAAATAATGAGTGTTCGGCACAAGAAAAAGTGAAAGCACAAGTTTTCATTTGTAAGCATATTAATGAAATATTGAGATTTGATTATCTTGATATTACTAATCCAAGTATTCTCTGGAATCGCTTGAAGGAAAAATTTGATCATCAAAAGGAAGTTATACGTCCAAATTCTAGAGATGAATGGAGAACACTGAGGTTTCAGTACATCAAGAAAGTAAATGAATATAACTTATCTTTGGTTAG TTGcaaatttacaaaatattatgaaCTAAATGCATGCTTGCTTGATGTAGAGCAAAACAATGAGTTCTTGATGAATAACCATGAATTTCATCCAACAAGATCAGTAGCACTTCCTAAAGGAAATGATACGAATACTGATGCTCATCAAAACAATACACTTGGACGAGGACATGGTCATGATCGAGgatga